One region of Thiomonas intermedia genomic DNA includes:
- the flhB gene encoding flagellar biosynthesis protein FlhB, translating to MAEDSAQDKDLPASQKRKQQAREKGQVARSRDLTSSLLLLGMAAVVYVAGGWFFDMGRELLHTGLTVSAAASQDPTAMLQAAGKVMVIGLMVLVPVLAFTFVASAAGGVAMGGWVFSTEALAPDFSRLDPVSGLQRMFSIHGLGELGKALLKAVVIAVIGGIVLWNQRGALLGLLQVEPDLAQIQLGQITAHAFLWMAAGTLLVAAVDVPWQLFQMNKKLKMSRQDLQDEMRESEGNPQIKQKMRALQRERARQRMMAAVPKADVVVTNPTHYAVALAYEEGRNRAPVVLALGADLVAARIREVAAEHGVPVIEAPPLARALFHHAELEQEIPVALYNAVALLLAYVFQLRAAPQIAQAPDDWAIPADFAVNE from the coding sequence ATGGCTGAAGACAGCGCCCAGGACAAAGACTTACCGGCCTCGCAGAAGCGCAAGCAGCAGGCGCGCGAGAAGGGGCAGGTGGCGCGCTCGCGCGATCTCACCTCCAGCCTGCTGCTTTTGGGCATGGCGGCGGTGGTCTATGTCGCGGGCGGCTGGTTTTTCGACATGGGGCGCGAATTGCTGCACACCGGGCTGACGGTGTCGGCGGCGGCTTCGCAAGACCCCACGGCCATGTTGCAGGCGGCGGGCAAGGTGATGGTGATCGGCCTCATGGTCCTGGTGCCCGTGCTGGCCTTCACCTTCGTGGCCAGCGCCGCGGGCGGCGTGGCCATGGGCGGCTGGGTGTTCAGCACGGAGGCGCTGGCGCCGGATTTCAGCCGCCTCGATCCGGTCAGCGGATTGCAGCGCATGTTCTCCATCCACGGTCTGGGCGAACTGGGCAAGGCGCTGCTCAAGGCCGTCGTCATCGCGGTGATCGGGGGCATCGTGCTGTGGAATCAGCGCGGCGCCCTGCTGGGGCTGCTGCAGGTGGAGCCCGACCTGGCGCAGATTCAGCTCGGCCAGATTACGGCGCATGCCTTTCTGTGGATGGCCGCGGGCACGCTGCTGGTGGCCGCGGTGGACGTGCCGTGGCAGCTGTTCCAGATGAACAAGAAGCTCAAGATGAGCCGCCAGGACCTGCAGGATGAAATGCGCGAGAGCGAAGGCAATCCGCAAATCAAGCAGAAGATGCGGGCGCTGCAACGCGAGCGTGCGCGCCAGCGCATGATGGCGGCCGTGCCCAAGGCGGATGTGGTCGTGACCAACCCGACGCACTACGCGGTGGCGCTGGCCTACGAAGAGGGCCGGAACCGCGCCCCCGTGGTGCTGGCCCTGGGCGCCGATCTGGTGGCGGCCCGCATCCGCGAGGTGGCGGCCGAGCACGGCGTGCCGGTCATCGAGGCGCCGCCGCTGGCGCGGGCGCTGTTCCATCACGCCGAACTGGAGCAGGAAATTCCCGTGGCCTTGTACAACGCCGTCGCGCTGCTGCTGGCCTATGTGTTCCAGCTGCGCGCAGCCCCGCAGATCGCTCAGGCGCCGGACGACTGGGCGATTCCCGCAGACTTTGCAGTGAACGAGTAA
- a CDS encoding flagellar biosynthesis protein FlhF yields the protein MKIKRYTGTHTREVLTRIRNDLGADAVILSNREIVGGVELMAAVDFDASRFPSEEHEPDATASATAPHPNPPHKWGGSEPSPAQDGAAESPTGEKTTSPIHGGRPEGHPKQAPGAAFTSPTRGGGWEGEDRAAQKPSGDLPLPAVARVAAPAGGSPVVKAAPMAPITLEQKDAAALAVAPRLPAQPVGRADVPPSRPDRHAEPKDELGAMRHELQDLRQWMQSQMSGLADAGPLTPTGEQLQALGFSTARARQLGSQALNLRGALAAYLGKGLQVAADPVSAAGIYALVGPTGAGKTTTIAKLAARLVLRHGTGAVALITTDTYRIGGVEQLKIYGRILGVPVAVARDGEELQQHLRDFADRRYVLIDSIGLSPRDVRMAEQMQWLQALGDGVTRLLVVGAGLAPSAYAELWALYRRLPVAAAILTKLDESPSFGAALQWLVESSVPLWFYTDGQRVPEDLHVPSLAKITALLEHDPVTRFDSAPVMPAAVAAASAAASPSA from the coding sequence GTGAAAATCAAACGCTACACCGGAACCCATACCCGCGAAGTGCTGACCCGCATCCGCAACGACCTCGGCGCCGATGCGGTGATCCTGTCGAATCGGGAAATCGTCGGCGGCGTCGAATTAATGGCGGCGGTCGACTTCGATGCCAGCCGGTTTCCGTCGGAGGAGCATGAGCCCGATGCAACCGCGTCGGCCACAGCTCCCCACCCCAACCCTCCCCACAAGTGGGGAGGGAGCGAACCGTCCCCCGCGCAGGACGGCGCTGCCGAATCGCCGACTGGCGAGAAGACCACCTCTCCGATCCACGGAGGACGTCCGGAAGGGCATCCGAAACAAGCGCCAGGCGCAGCTTTCACCTCCCCCACCCGTGGGGGAGGCTGGGAGGGGGAGGACCGTGCCGCCCAAAAGCCGTCCGGCGATCTGCCCTTGCCCGCAGTGGCGCGCGTCGCGGCGCCTGCAGGCGGAAGTCCCGTCGTGAAGGCGGCGCCGATGGCGCCGATCACCCTGGAGCAGAAGGACGCTGCCGCCCTGGCTGTCGCGCCGAGGCTTCCCGCGCAACCTGTCGGCCGAGCCGACGTCCCCCCGTCTCGGCCCGATCGCCACGCCGAGCCGAAAGACGAGCTGGGCGCCATGCGCCACGAATTGCAGGATCTGCGCCAGTGGATGCAGTCTCAGATGTCGGGCCTGGCCGATGCCGGGCCGCTCACCCCGACGGGCGAGCAGTTGCAGGCCCTGGGTTTTTCCACCGCGCGGGCACGGCAACTGGGCAGCCAGGCCTTGAATCTGCGCGGTGCGCTGGCCGCGTATCTCGGCAAGGGCTTGCAGGTGGCGGCCGATCCGGTGTCGGCGGCTGGCATTTATGCCCTGGTCGGTCCGACAGGGGCCGGCAAAACCACCACCATCGCCAAGCTCGCCGCGCGTCTGGTGCTGCGCCACGGCACCGGGGCGGTGGCGCTGATCACCACCGATACCTACCGCATCGGCGGTGTGGAACAACTCAAGATCTACGGCCGCATTCTGGGGGTGCCCGTGGCGGTGGCGCGCGACGGCGAGGAGCTGCAGCAGCATCTGCGCGATTTTGCCGACCGGCGCTATGTGCTGATCGACAGCATCGGCCTGAGCCCGCGCGACGTGCGCATGGCCGAGCAGATGCAGTGGCTGCAGGCGCTGGGCGATGGGGTCACCCGCCTGCTGGTGGTGGGCGCGGGCCTGGCGCCTTCGGCGTATGCCGAGCTCTGGGCGCTTTACCGGCGCCTGCCTGTTGCGGCGGCCATTCTCACCAAGCTCGACGAGAGCCCGAGCTTCGGCGCCGCGCTGCAATGGCTGGTGGAAAGCAGCGTGCCGCTATGGTTCTACACCGACGGGCAGCGCGTGCCGGAAGACCTGCACGTGCCGTCGCTGGCTAAGATCACGGCTTTGCTGGAACACGACCCTGTGACCCGTTTCGACTCCGCCCCCGTCATGCCCGCTGCCGTCGCTGCGGCTTCGGCGGCGGCATCTCCTTCCGCTTGA
- the fliP gene encoding flagellar type III secretion system pore protein FliP (The bacterial flagellar biogenesis protein FliP forms a type III secretion system (T3SS)-type pore required for flagellar assembly.): MSRADLRSVARWLPRGLAGAWLLVPLWASAQVLPAFTSTPAAGGGTEYSLSVQTLLFMTALVFLPAMLLMMTAFTRIVIVLSLLKQALGTTTVPPSQVIVGLSLFLTFFVMSPVLNQVNDVAVKPLMDNQISMQQALQSGAAPLRTFMLGQTRQEDLALFVKLSGHKALDKPEDTPMTLLIPAFVTSELKTAFQIGFVIFIPFLIIDMVVAAVLMSMGMMMLSPVTVSFPLKLMLFVLVGGWELVIGSLVQSFSH, from the coding sequence ATGAGCCGAGCGGACTTGCGGTCTGTGGCGCGCTGGCTGCCGCGCGGTCTCGCGGGCGCATGGCTGCTCGTGCCGCTGTGGGCGAGCGCGCAGGTGTTGCCCGCTTTTACCTCCACGCCCGCAGCGGGTGGTGGCACCGAATACAGCTTGAGCGTGCAGACCCTGCTGTTCATGACGGCGCTGGTGTTCCTGCCGGCCATGCTGCTGATGATGACGGCGTTCACCCGCATCGTCATCGTGCTGTCGCTGCTCAAGCAGGCGCTGGGCACGACCACGGTGCCGCCCAGCCAGGTCATCGTCGGGCTGTCGCTGTTTCTCACCTTCTTCGTCATGAGCCCGGTGCTCAATCAGGTCAATGACGTGGCGGTCAAGCCGCTGATGGACAACCAGATCTCCATGCAGCAGGCGCTGCAGAGCGGCGCCGCGCCGCTGCGCACTTTCATGCTGGGGCAGACGCGGCAGGAAGACCTGGCGCTGTTCGTCAAGCTCTCGGGCCACAAGGCGCTGGACAAGCCGGAAGACACGCCCATGACGCTGCTGATCCCGGCCTTCGTGACCTCGGAGCTGAAGACGGCCTTCCAGATCGGCTTCGTCATCTTTATTCCCTTTTTGATCATCGACATGGTGGTGGCGGCGGTGCTGATGTCGATGGGGATGATGATGCTGTCGCCCGTCACCGTGTCGTTTCCGCTCAAGCTCATGCTGTTCGTGCTGGTGGGCGGGTGGGAGTTGGTGATCGGCTCCCTGGTGCAGAGTTTCAGCCATTGA
- the fliQ gene encoding flagellar biosynthesis protein FliQ, with protein MTPESITTLAQQALWVTFLVALPLLGVALVVGLVVSLIQAATQLNEMTLSFVPKVLAMGLAGVFAGPWMLHVMMDFTIRLFESIPHLISGG; from the coding sequence ATGACCCCCGAATCCATTACCACCCTCGCCCAGCAGGCCCTGTGGGTGACCTTTCTCGTGGCGCTTCCCCTGCTGGGCGTGGCGCTGGTCGTGGGCCTGGTGGTGAGCCTGATCCAGGCGGCGACCCAGCTCAACGAAATGACCCTGAGCTTCGTGCCCAAGGTGCTGGCCATGGGGCTGGCCGGGGTGTTTGCCGGGCCGTGGATGCTGCATGTGATGATGGATTTCACCATCCGTCTGTTCGAGAGCATTCCGCATCTCATCAGCGGCGGTTGA
- the fliR gene encoding flagellar biosynthetic protein FliR, producing the protein MIHFTSTQVELWIGAFFWPFVRVLAMLSAAPVFGMGNMPTLLRIGLAVLMAVAIAPALPAMPPVQFGTATAWMLLLQQMLVGGAIGLSMTLILTAVQFAGGVIGLQMGMGFATLFDPVQGVQVTSLMSFLNMITLLLFLAVNGHLVLLAVIARSFTLLPVAPNLGLTAQTWYALAQGGGAIFSLGLALAAPVVGVLLIANLGLGVLTKLAPQLNLFAVGFPMFFIMGFLALYLVMPVMQNVVQHLVDVGLSLSSQVLQQGGAR; encoded by the coding sequence ATGATCCATTTCACCAGCACCCAGGTCGAGCTGTGGATCGGCGCGTTCTTCTGGCCGTTCGTGCGGGTGCTGGCCATGCTGTCGGCCGCGCCGGTGTTCGGCATGGGCAATATGCCCACGTTGCTGCGCATCGGGCTGGCGGTGCTGATGGCCGTGGCCATCGCGCCGGCGCTTCCGGCCATGCCTCCGGTGCAGTTCGGCACGGCCACGGCGTGGATGCTCCTGCTGCAGCAGATGCTGGTGGGCGGAGCCATCGGGCTGTCGATGACCCTGATCCTCACCGCGGTGCAGTTCGCCGGCGGCGTGATCGGCCTGCAGATGGGCATGGGCTTTGCCACCCTGTTCGATCCGGTTCAGGGCGTGCAGGTCACCAGTCTGATGAGCTTCCTCAACATGATCACCTTGCTGCTGTTCCTCGCGGTCAACGGGCACCTGGTGTTGCTGGCGGTCATCGCCCGCAGTTTCACGCTGCTGCCGGTCGCGCCCAATCTCGGGCTGACGGCGCAGACCTGGTACGCCCTGGCGCAGGGCGGCGGGGCGATTTTCAGCCTGGGGCTGGCCCTGGCGGCGCCGGTCGTCGGGGTGTTGCTCATCGCCAACCTGGGGCTGGGTGTATTGACCAAGCTGGCGCCGCAGCTCAATCTGTTTGCCGTGGGTTTTCCGATGTTCTTCATCATGGGCTTTCTGGCGCTGTATCTGGTCATGCCGGTGATGCAGAACGTGGTGCAGCATCTGGTGGACGTGGGCCTGAGCCTGTCGAGCCAGGTGCTGCAGCAGGGCGGCGCGCGGTAG
- a CDS encoding MinD/ParA family protein, producing MDQAEGLRRLQRPPTKVITVASGKGGVGKTNVVANLAITLARGGQRVMVFDADLGLGNIDILLGLTPRYNISHVLSGEKQLSDVLVRGPQDILVLPASSGVAGMAALDVATQSRLIDAVSSMDIPLDYLLVDCAAGIAGDVLTFSRAAQDLIVVLNNEPASVADAYALIKVLSKHHGLKRFHLLPNMVRDAREGQALFAKITGVADRYLDVSLDLLGSIPLDAALRAAVRSQRAVVESAPQSAAAAAFAALAARVKNWPLPQGPSGRIEFFMQQWLRAEQAA from the coding sequence ATGGATCAAGCCGAAGGACTGCGCCGCCTGCAGCGCCCCCCGACCAAGGTCATCACCGTCGCCAGCGGCAAGGGCGGGGTGGGCAAGACCAATGTGGTCGCCAATCTGGCCATCACCCTGGCGCGTGGCGGCCAGCGGGTGATGGTGTTCGATGCCGACCTGGGGCTGGGCAACATCGACATCCTGCTGGGACTTACGCCGCGCTACAACATCAGCCATGTGCTGTCGGGCGAGAAGCAGCTCAGCGACGTGCTGGTGCGCGGCCCGCAGGACATTCTGGTGCTGCCCGCCTCCAGCGGCGTGGCCGGGATGGCCGCGCTCGACGTGGCCACCCAGTCGCGGCTGATCGACGCGGTCAGCAGCATGGACATTCCGCTCGACTACCTGCTGGTGGACTGTGCCGCCGGCATCGCGGGCGATGTGCTCACGTTCAGCCGCGCCGCGCAGGATCTCATCGTTGTGCTGAACAACGAGCCCGCCTCGGTGGCCGATGCCTACGCGCTCATCAAAGTGCTCAGCAAGCATCACGGGCTCAAGCGCTTTCACCTGCTGCCGAACATGGTGCGCGATGCGCGCGAGGGCCAGGCGCTGTTCGCCAAGATCACCGGCGTGGCCGATCGCTACCTCGACGTCTCGCTCGATCTGCTGGGCAGCATTCCGCTGGACGCGGCGCTGCGCGCGGCGGTGCGCAGCCAGCGCGCCGTGGTCGAATCGGCGCCGCAGAGCGCCGCCGCCGCCGCCTTTGCCGCGCTGGCCGCCCGGGTGAAAAACTGGCCGCTGCCGCAGGGGCCGAGCGGCCGCATCGAATTCTTCATGCAGCAGTGGCTGCGGGCAGAGCAGGCCGCTTGA
- a CDS encoding FliA/WhiG family RNA polymerase sigma factor, with protein MKPGLYPAPETREERLAKHLPMVRRIAGQMAAQLPASVDFSDLEQAGMIGLWDALDRGEMQSPAQFATYAAIRIRGAIYDELRKLDWLPRRSRAKERQIERTEALLTQRLGRHPIDAEIAAHLGWELAEYYDALAETSMQLVYLEDLTHDDGSSVADRKADEASLLPEDLLQDAELERDLQAAIRDLPEREKLVLSLYYQEDLQLKDIGRVLEVSESRVSQLMKQAVMRLRARLQAHQAPAGGASRRAAR; from the coding sequence ATGAAACCCGGCCTCTATCCCGCCCCCGAAACCCGCGAGGAGCGCCTTGCCAAGCATCTGCCCATGGTGCGGCGCATCGCGGGCCAGATGGCGGCGCAACTGCCGGCCTCGGTCGATTTCTCCGATCTGGAACAGGCGGGCATGATCGGCCTCTGGGACGCGCTCGACCGCGGTGAAATGCAGTCGCCCGCGCAGTTTGCCACCTACGCGGCCATCCGCATCCGCGGCGCGATCTACGACGAGCTGCGCAAGCTCGACTGGCTGCCCCGCCGCAGCCGCGCCAAGGAGCGCCAGATCGAGCGCACCGAGGCGCTGCTCACCCAGCGTCTGGGCCGTCACCCCATCGATGCCGAGATCGCTGCGCATCTGGGCTGGGAGCTGGCCGAGTATTACGACGCGCTGGCCGAGACCAGCATGCAGCTGGTCTACCTCGAAGACCTCACCCACGACGACGGCAGCTCCGTGGCCGACCGCAAGGCCGACGAGGCCAGCCTGCTGCCCGAAGACCTGCTGCAGGACGCCGAGCTGGAGCGCGATCTGCAGGCCGCCATCCGCGATCTGCCCGAGCGCGAGAAGCTGGTGCTGTCGTTGTATTACCAGGAAGACCTGCAGCTCAAGGACATCGGGCGCGTGCTCGAAGTGAGCGAGTCTCGGGTCAGTCAGCTCATGAAACAGGCGGTCATGCGGCTGAGGGCGCGGCTGCAGGCGCATCAGGCGCCAGCCGGCGGAGCGAGCCGCCGCGCCGCGCGATAA
- the flhA gene encoding flagellar biosynthesis protein FlhA produces the protein MATSASSQPSGLPAWRTLLRRMDWRMLTAPILVVLILMMLVVPLPTLLLDMLFTFNIVLSLIIMLVTLYLTRPLDFSAFPTALLFTTLLRLSLNVAASRVILLHGQNGEGAAGAVIESFGKFVVGGNYAVGIIVFAILVVINFVVITKGAGRIAEVSARFTLDAMPGKQMAIDADLNAGLIDQEEARKRRADVAQEADFYGAMDGASKFVRGDAVAAILILFINLIGGLIIGVFMHGLGLGEAAQNYTLLSIGDALVSQIPALVISMAAGIVISNVSTGQDIGRQLVGQLFTHPRVLAITAGILGLIGLVPGMPHLAFLGAAAVLGGVLWWQHKRQQATAAQAQAAPEAAAPTEPEEVSWEQIEPVDTLSLDVGYRLIPLVDRNQGGELLGRIRGVRKKFAQEMGFLVASVHIRDNLELRPGGYRIALKGVDVGSGEIFPDLLMAINPGQVMGDLQGTPTKDPAFGLPAVWINKEQRERAQTLGYTVVDPSTVLATHLHHLLQTHAAELLGREEVEGLLAHLSKRSPKLVEDLVPKLISADRLRKVLQNLLTEGVPIRDMRTIAEVLAEHAAQVNDTDELTARVRLALGAYIVQSLSPNGQELSAAVLDGQLEQILLSSLRADPQQAAVEPGLAQRLMDKARDLMQRMEAQGATGVLLVSAPLRQFLARLLARSAPRLRVLSYAEIPDQKQVKVTATLGA, from the coding sequence ATGGCGACCTCCGCTTCCTCCCAACCTTCCGGCCTGCCCGCCTGGCGCACCTTGCTGCGGCGCATGGACTGGCGCATGCTCACCGCCCCCATTCTGGTGGTGCTCATCCTGATGATGCTGGTGGTGCCCCTGCCCACCTTGCTGCTGGACATGCTGTTCACCTTCAACATCGTGTTGTCGCTGATCATCATGCTGGTCACGCTGTATCTCACCCGGCCGCTGGATTTCTCGGCGTTTCCCACCGCGCTGCTGTTCACCACGCTGCTGCGGCTGTCGCTCAACGTGGCCGCGTCCCGCGTCATCCTGCTGCACGGGCAGAACGGCGAGGGCGCCGCAGGGGCCGTGATCGAGTCGTTCGGCAAGTTCGTGGTGGGCGGCAACTACGCGGTGGGCATCATCGTGTTCGCCATTCTGGTGGTGATCAACTTCGTGGTGATCACCAAGGGGGCAGGGCGCATCGCTGAAGTGAGCGCCCGCTTCACCCTCGACGCCATGCCGGGCAAGCAGATGGCCATCGACGCCGACCTCAACGCCGGCCTGATCGATCAGGAAGAGGCGCGCAAGCGCCGCGCCGACGTGGCCCAGGAAGCCGACTTCTACGGCGCGATGGACGGCGCCAGCAAGTTCGTGCGCGGCGACGCGGTGGCGGCCATTCTCATTCTGTTCATCAACCTGATCGGCGGTCTGATCATCGGCGTCTTCATGCACGGTCTGGGTCTGGGCGAAGCCGCGCAGAACTACACCCTGCTGTCCATCGGCGATGCGCTGGTGTCGCAGATTCCGGCTCTGGTCATTTCCATGGCCGCGGGCATCGTCATCAGCAATGTGTCCACCGGGCAGGACATCGGGCGGCAACTGGTCGGCCAGTTGTTCACCCACCCGCGGGTGCTTGCCATCACCGCGGGCATTCTGGGCCTGATCGGTCTGGTTCCGGGCATGCCCCACCTGGCCTTTCTGGGGGCTGCCGCCGTCTTGGGCGGGGTGCTGTGGTGGCAGCACAAGCGGCAGCAGGCGACCGCCGCGCAGGCCCAGGCCGCGCCGGAGGCGGCGGCGCCGACCGAGCCCGAGGAGGTGAGCTGGGAGCAGATCGAGCCGGTGGACACGCTATCGCTGGACGTGGGCTACCGCCTCATTCCGCTGGTCGACCGCAATCAGGGCGGCGAGCTGCTCGGGCGCATCCGCGGCGTGCGCAAGAAATTCGCGCAGGAGATGGGCTTTCTCGTCGCCTCGGTGCATATCCGCGACAACCTCGAACTGCGGCCCGGCGGCTACCGCATCGCCCTCAAGGGCGTGGATGTGGGCAGCGGCGAAATCTTTCCCGACCTGCTCATGGCCATCAACCCCGGGCAGGTGATGGGCGATCTGCAGGGCACGCCCACCAAGGATCCGGCCTTCGGCCTGCCCGCGGTGTGGATCAACAAGGAGCAGCGCGAGCGGGCGCAGACCCTGGGCTATACCGTGGTCGACCCCAGCACGGTACTGGCCACGCATCTGCACCATCTGTTGCAGACCCATGCCGCCGAGCTTCTGGGGCGCGAGGAAGTCGAGGGGCTGCTGGCGCACCTGTCCAAGCGGTCGCCCAAGCTGGTGGAAGACCTGGTGCCCAAGCTCATCTCCGCCGACCGGCTGCGCAAGGTACTGCAGAACCTGCTGACCGAGGGCGTGCCCATCCGCGACATGCGAACCATTGCCGAAGTGCTGGCCGAGCATGCCGCGCAGGTGAACGACACCGACGAACTCACCGCGCGGGTGCGGCTGGCGCTGGGCGCCTACATCGTGCAGAGCCTGTCGCCGAATGGGCAGGAACTCTCCGCCGCGGTGCTCGACGGCCAGCTGGAACAGATTCTGCTTTCCAGCCTGCGCGCCGACCCGCAGCAGGCCGCGGTCGAACCCGGGCTGGCGCAGCGCCTGATGGACAAGGCGCGCGATCTGATGCAGCGGATGGAAGCGCAGGGCGCGACCGGCGTGCTGCTGGTGAGCGCGCCGCTGCGGCAGTTTCTTGCCCGACTGCTGGCGCGCAGTGCGCCGCGGCTGCGCGTGCTGTCCTATGCTGAAATTCCCGACCAGAAACAGGTCAAGGTCACCGCCACGCTGGGCGCATAA